Proteins co-encoded in one Sulfurospirillum arsenophilum NBRC 109478 genomic window:
- the truA gene encoding tRNA pseudouridine(38-40) synthase TruA, whose translation MRVKITLSYDGSHFNGFQIQKNETKTSQSIAGAITRALRRVNVNSTLVGSGRTDAGVHATHQVLHVDLPSFWSDLSKLQSHLNGFLEPSIYIQNIMPVPSSFHARFDAKKRLYRYVLYDGAYQPFLANYALHVKPLDIMKLNDYAQVFVGLHNFEYFKKLGGGNTKDERTILKAGAYRHQNLIIIYFLGDAFLRSQVRMMCGSLIKACDGILSYDDLKAQRDRQMKVSTSLIPACGLYLSRVFY comes from the coding sequence ATGCGTGTTAAAATTACTTTAAGTTATGATGGAAGCCATTTCAATGGCTTCCAAATCCAAAAAAATGAAACCAAAACTTCACAGAGCATTGCAGGAGCAATTACAAGAGCTCTTAGACGCGTTAATGTCAATTCAACCCTCGTTGGAAGTGGACGAACCGATGCAGGAGTTCATGCAACACATCAAGTCTTACATGTAGACCTTCCCTCTTTTTGGAGTGATCTCTCAAAACTGCAATCCCATCTCAATGGCTTTCTTGAACCTTCTATTTATATTCAGAACATTATGCCTGTTCCTTCTTCGTTTCATGCTCGTTTTGATGCCAAAAAAAGACTCTATCGCTATGTACTTTATGATGGAGCGTATCAGCCTTTTTTAGCCAATTATGCTTTACATGTAAAACCATTAGATATTATGAAATTAAATGATTACGCACAAGTTTTTGTTGGATTACATAACTTTGAGTATTTTAAGAAGCTTGGTGGAGGAAATACAAAAGACGAACGTACCATTTTAAAAGCAGGTGCTTATCGACATCAAAATCTCATTATTATCTATTTTTTAGGCGATGCCTTTTTACGCTCTCAAGTACGAATGATGTGTGGAAGTTTGATCAAAGCATGCGATGGAATACTTAGCTATGACGATCTTAAAGCACAACGTGATCGTCAAATGAAAGTGTCCACATCACTCATTCCAGCCTGTGGACTTTACCTTTCACGCGTCTTTTATTGA
- a CDS encoding LptF/LptG family permease yields MNRVSRYLLKHFSELFSSLFFILFFITSVVFFIKLTAMTAIIKMNFLELGTLYIYLLPRTLIYTLPLTFFIALCITLFNLSKENETIVLFTLGYNPKKIAQLFLTLSSVLSVLLIIDIFVLIPISKQLNTNFFEYKKAEAKFNIKANEFGQKFSDLLVYIEHSDSNQNYRGITLYQSPTEKEDEKLIVASNAAIFNEKGTLRLNLDQGKIFEFTKEDIQQINFERMHINARPKTPIGAMQSIEEYWNGVFVDQKRAYDLSFFLLIALFPVASTLIALSIGIVTYRYDKGSIYVAMFSTIALYLILTTLVSTWHPQSAPIIVFLTTFFIAYQIYKKRIRAMF; encoded by the coding sequence ATGAATAGAGTCAGTCGTTATCTTTTAAAACATTTTAGTGAGCTTTTTAGTTCACTGTTTTTTATCCTCTTTTTTATCACATCCGTGGTCTTTTTTATCAAGTTAACGGCAATGACTGCCATTATAAAGATGAATTTTTTAGAGCTTGGAACGCTATATATCTATTTGTTACCACGAACTTTGATTTATACACTGCCATTGACTTTTTTCATTGCACTGTGTATAACCTTATTCAACCTCTCAAAAGAGAATGAAACGATCGTTCTGTTTACACTAGGATATAATCCTAAAAAGATTGCGCAACTCTTTTTAACGCTATCTTCCGTACTTTCGGTCTTACTGATTATTGATATATTTGTTCTTATTCCTATTTCAAAACAACTCAATACCAACTTTTTTGAATATAAAAAAGCGGAAGCAAAATTCAACATCAAAGCGAATGAATTTGGACAAAAATTTTCTGACTTGCTTGTCTATATCGAACACAGTGATAGCAATCAAAACTACAGAGGTATTACGCTTTATCAATCGCCCACTGAAAAAGAGGATGAAAAACTGATCGTTGCAAGTAATGCTGCCATTTTCAATGAAAAAGGTACCCTTAGGCTCAATCTTGATCAAGGTAAAATTTTTGAATTTACCAAAGAAGATATTCAACAAATAAATTTTGAACGTATGCACATCAACGCTAGGCCAAAAACACCTATAGGAGCTATGCAAAGTATTGAAGAGTATTGGAATGGCGTTTTTGTGGATCAAAAGCGTGCGTATGATCTCTCATTTTTCTTACTTATCGCCCTTTTTCCTGTCGCATCAACACTAATTGCTCTTAGTATTGGTATTGTGACGTATCGATACGATAAAGGAAGTATTTACGTTGCTATGTTCTCAACGATTGCACTTTACCTTATACTCACAACACTAGTATCTACATGGCATCCACAAAGTGCTCCAATCATTGTTTTTCTTACAACATTTTTTATTGCCTATCAAATTTACAAAAAGCGCATTCGTGCTATGTTCTAG
- a CDS encoding prepilin peptidase, translating into MEGVLVIIFGLCIGSFLNVAILRLPKNESITLPASHCPTCLHPLKWYHNIPLFSWLFLRGKCAFCKSAISRQYPFVELGTAMLYGLSYIRLESVTQALLIGSVFALLLALSIIDLRYKAVPDTLSMPGLLLAFCVGNPLVSFQNGLLFMGAFTLLRFLLSALLKKEVMGEADIIIAGIIGAILGIKLGFAAIYIAAVIALIAFVIVRKRGYELAFIPFLALGLLFTWLFNTPILHVMEFIYE; encoded by the coding sequence ATGGAAGGTGTTTTAGTCATTATTTTTGGCTTATGCATAGGATCGTTTCTCAACGTTGCTATTTTGCGCTTACCCAAAAATGAAAGCATCACACTTCCTGCATCGCACTGTCCAACGTGTTTGCATCCTTTGAAGTGGTACCATAATATTCCTCTTTTCTCGTGGCTCTTTCTAAGAGGAAAATGTGCATTTTGTAAGAGTGCTATTTCACGTCAGTATCCCTTTGTTGAACTTGGCACCGCAATGCTGTATGGACTAAGCTATATACGTTTAGAGAGTGTAACGCAAGCCTTGTTAATCGGTTCAGTCTTTGCACTTTTACTGGCTTTAAGCATTATAGATTTACGATACAAGGCAGTACCTGATACACTCAGTATGCCTGGACTTTTACTGGCTTTTTGTGTAGGAAACCCTTTAGTGTCTTTTCAAAATGGGCTTTTGTTTATGGGAGCTTTTACGCTTCTTCGCTTTCTTCTCTCTGCGCTTTTAAAAAAAGAAGTCATGGGGGAAGCTGATATCATTATCGCTGGTATTATAGGCGCCATTCTTGGTATAAAACTAGGCTTTGCTGCCATTTATATTGCAGCAGTTATTGCTCTGATAGCATTTGTTATTGTACGTAAACGTGGCTATGAGCTTGCGTTTATACCGTTCCTTGCACTTGGACTTTTGTTCACGTGGCTTTTTAATACACCAATTTTACATGTAATGGAATTTATTTATGAATAG
- the coaBC gene encoding bifunctional phosphopantothenoylcysteine decarboxylase/phosphopantothenate--cysteine ligase CoaBC, which yields MRNNQLTGKKILLGVTGSIAIYKALELIRLFIKAGAEVKVLMSEDAKRFIAPLTFEAISQNKVLHVETESWSEGLSHIHTGKWADLFIIAPASVNTINKLSHGIADNLLTQTAIAFTKTIVLAPSANTNMMLNPITQESLTKLTSLGYQIIAPQSKLLACNDEGVGALADVEQIFYTCARLLLKEPFWMDREVIITGGGTMEKIDDVRCLTNFSSGKQASALALAFYLRGANVTLISSGETPMVNAINTLHVKSTHELQSALLSQMQYVNKNDKTPYLLMAAAVSDFVPVQTHEGKLKKEELGEHYSLELKRNVDVLSILPKKGFKVIGFKAEMDESKALGNAGAMLEKKGLDAVCLNVLKEHNTFGSSKNEVSFITASHVQKFSLAGKFEIAEQIVEQCSHL from the coding sequence ATGCGTAACAACCAACTCACAGGTAAAAAAATCCTTTTAGGCGTGACCGGAAGCATTGCGATCTATAAAGCATTAGAGCTGATTCGTCTTTTTATCAAAGCGGGCGCTGAAGTCAAAGTGCTGATGAGCGAAGATGCCAAGCGTTTTATAGCACCGCTTACCTTTGAGGCGATTAGTCAAAATAAGGTCTTACATGTAGAAACCGAATCGTGGAGCGAAGGGCTAAGTCACATTCATACGGGCAAATGGGCAGACCTTTTCATTATAGCCCCCGCTTCAGTTAATACGATCAATAAACTAAGTCATGGCATTGCGGACAATCTTTTAACACAAACAGCCATTGCCTTTACCAAAACCATTGTTCTAGCCCCATCAGCTAATACCAATATGATGCTAAACCCCATCACGCAAGAGAGCCTTACCAAGCTTACATCACTGGGTTATCAAATCATCGCTCCACAATCTAAATTACTTGCGTGTAATGACGAAGGTGTGGGCGCTCTTGCTGATGTTGAACAGATTTTCTACACATGCGCAAGGCTACTTTTAAAAGAGCCTTTTTGGATGGATCGAGAAGTCATTATCACCGGCGGTGGTACGATGGAAAAAATTGATGATGTCAGATGCCTCACCAACTTTTCCAGCGGAAAACAAGCTTCTGCCCTTGCCCTTGCGTTTTACCTAAGAGGTGCGAATGTCACACTCATTAGCAGTGGTGAAACGCCAATGGTCAATGCGATTAATACGTTACATGTAAAAAGCACGCATGAGCTTCAAAGCGCCCTTCTCTCACAAATGCAATATGTCAATAAAAACGATAAAACCCCTTATCTTCTTATGGCGGCTGCCGTGAGCGATTTTGTACCTGTTCAAACGCACGAAGGTAAACTCAAAAAAGAAGAGTTGGGTGAGCATTACAGCCTAGAGCTTAAACGCAATGTCGATGTACTCTCAATACTTCCCAAAAAAGGGTTCAAAGTCATCGGCTTTAAAGCAGAAATGGATGAAAGCAAAGCACTGGGTAATGCAGGAGCGATGCTAGAGAAAAAAGGGTTAGATGCGGTATGTCTCAACGTTCTCAAAGAGCACAACACCTTTGGGAGCAGTAAAAATGAAGTAAGCTTTATCACCGCTTCTCATGTCCAAAAATTCTCCTTAGCGGGTAAATTTGAAATCGCAGAACAAATCGTGGAGCAATGTAGTCACCTATGA